The sequence TCATCGGGCTGAtgacggacgcaggtataatcctaaagcctttaggaagaaatttatagcatgtttggtaattcagaatctggttaTATAGTGATTttatattgttggtattgtctaggttaagagctttctgtcatattgttttagtgaggtacgtgatgtactgactgagatatccaagcgtagtatatacacttatatgctgcatatttatgtgttgcattatacatgttttactgcttttccatattatgcatgacatatcatgttgagcgtgatatcttttgagatatacctcgtttgttggggccgctcaacCCTATTCtctattgtggacgatggggcatcgagagctacagtgtccgacgggacccgcgggctctgatgacatggacattgtaggtccacgtcttgatgatgagtgtgggagccaaaacatgcctagggcagatcagagactacacactcaggcgcctctagactgagcatgagattcttgacttgatccttgatatacgagcatattgcatttcgcatgcatcatatcagtttgtatactcgtacattctcgtattgtgcgattgtcgctcacatccttgttttcatcttgggcaccccattccacggcgCAGGTTTTAGGTTGAAAGGTGcggacgaccagggcagtggctagagaagttgggttttcggtggtgatccagtggaggttttctgtgtggtttatcgttttctcgttcagaattatgtCTTCGATAtgattgtattaatgtttaagactgctgttgtttgttctgttttcatttgggttgtaagatgattaagttatttggtttccgctgtttaattgttattaagttttaatattgcatgcttattagtctgtttagtagtggctcgggtaagggcgctacatttGGGGGTATCAGAGCATGCGaagatttttgggacattagtaattctgttttgaggatttagaggttgattttggtttttttttttttcagatgtCAGGAGACGGAACCAGTCACAGAAGTGTGGGACATGGTCGTTGTGGTGACGATGAGGCGGCCGAGAACATCGTCGTAGAGATCGTGACGGAAGGCGTCATCgagatcatgatgaaaggagacgtaggaacagtgtcaacattatggatttcatgaagATTGGACCTTCACCGTTGACTGGAGATGAGAATGCTGATGTTGCTGAAGCTTGGGTTGATATCATGGAGCATTGTTTTCGAGTGCTGCACTATGACGAGGACGAGAAGATGGAGGTAGCTGATTTCATGATCCAAGGAAAAGCTCGGAAATGGTGGAAACCTGCTTCTGTCATTCTAGTTCAGGAGCATGGGCGGATTTGTTGGGAACATTTCTGTCAGGCcttcatcaatcatcactttCCGCCGGCTCTTCGTCAGGCAAAAGAGATGGAACTGTTGACCATTAAGCAAGGAGATTCAAGCAGTGAGGATTACCAAAAGCGTTTTACGGATCTGTTGCCGTACGTTTCTCACATCAGTGAGAATtctgcagcaaaatattctcactttttgaatggtttgaaccaggCGATTTTTGATCAGGTTTCAGTCTGTGATGATCCTACTTCGTACGAAGGATTAGTGAATCGTTGTCGTCAAGCAGAGATCAGTATTGCTAGGAGGAAGGCTATGCAAGCTACCAAAAGTTCTAGTTCGTTGGGACCGAGGGGTCAGTCTTTCAAGAAGTCTGCATATTCTTCTTCTTCCGGTTCTGGAGGGGTGCACAGCTTTGGTAGGAAAAAGCTGCAATGTGGCCACTGTGGAAGAAATCACCAGACGGAAAATTGTCGAAAAGTAACAGGTGCTTGTTTCAACTGTGGTGGTTTTGGTCACATAAAGAGGGATTGCCCTAATTTGGAGAATCAGAGTGTAGGCGGAGGTTCTATGGCAGGGTCTTACAAAGGAAAACAGTCTAAAGCCACTGTGCAACAGAAAGGTTTTCCTGCTCAAGGTTCTCGTCGTGGTGGAATATCACAAGGATCTCAGCAACGCCCACGAGTTCAAGGGCAAGTGTTTGCCCTAaaccaagaacaagctgaggagaaaaacgagagagtcattgcaggtaattttatcttatgtggcattcctgcatatgtattaatttACACTGGGGCATCGCATTCATTCATAGCATCAATGTTTGTTAAGAACCATAAACTACCCTACGTGTCATTAGATGTTTTGATGTCGGTGTCTACACCGATGGGGGAAGAGGTTTTAGCCAAGCGACTTGTAGTAGACTGTTTGTTAGAGTTTGAGGGAAAATACTTGTCTgccaatttgatgatattggctATGGAAGATTTCGATTGTATTATGGGAATCGACCTATTGACTAAGTATAGAGCGACGGTAGATTGTTATCAACGTCTCGTTCAGTTTCGTCCACAAGGAGACGAGAATTGGTTTTTCTTTGGTGAGGGAGCTCGACCTCCAATGCCAGTAGTGTCTGTTGTAAAGGCACAACGAGCTTTAGAGAAAGGAGGAAAAGGATACCTCATTTATGCTGTTGACGTATCGAAGGATGTGATCGACGTGAAGAACATTCCAGTTGTCGATGAATTTCCTGATAttttccccgatgagattcctggatttcctCAGGAGAGGGAAGTGTAAGCGGAGATAGAGTTGGTACCAGGAACCACACCTATCTCCAGAGCGCGTTATAGATTGGCACCAacggagatgaaagagttgaagcaaCAGTTACAAGATCTTCTTGACAAGGGGTACATTAGACCCAGTGTGTCTCCTTGAGGAGCACCAGTATTGTTCGTTAAAAAGAAGGATGTGTCTATGCGGCTTTGCAtagattatagacagttgaaccgagtaacagtcaagaataaatatccgttaccacggattgatgacttgtttgataaCCTGCAAGGAACTTCAGTGTACTTGAAGATCGATTTAcggtctgggtatcatcaacttcgagttcatcaacgtgatatccccaagactgcatttcgaaaaaggtatgggcattacgagtttctagtgttgccgtttggtttgacgaatgctccagcagtatttatggatttgatgaaccgagtattccaggagtttcttgacaattttgtcattgtctttattgatgacatactgGTATACTCTCGTAGTCTTGAAGAGCATGCACAACATTTAAGGATTGTGTTGCTAACCTTAAGGAATCACCAACTATATGGTAAGTTGAACAAGTGCAAGTTTTGGCTTGACAGAGTTGTCTTCTTAGGACATGTTATATACAAAGATGggatatcagtggatcctagcaagatcgaagcagtgttgagttgggcacgaccggaatcagctcaagagataagaagttttctaggtttggcaggatattccCGGAGATTTATCTCAGGATTTTCTCAGATTGCCAAACCATTGACACAGCTGACGTGTAAGAATGTGCAATTCGAATGGACACatgattgtgaaaatagtttcaatgaaTTGCGTTAACGTTTGACAACTGCACCAGTTTTAGCTCTTCCATCTGGATCAGGAGGGtacattgtgtacactgatgcaTCACTTCAAGGACTTGGGTGTGTTTTAACTCAAAAtggtcatgtgattgcatatgcattTAGACAGTTGAAGAAGAATGAAGAGAATTATCCAGTTCATTATCTAGAATTAGCAGCGATTGTGTTTGatttgaagatctggcgacattATCTCTACGGAGAGAGATTTGAGATTATTACAGATCACAAGAGATTGAAGGATATCTTCACTCaagcagagttgaatatgcgccaaagaagatggatggatttgttaaaggattatgattgcaaAATCAAGTATCATCCAGGGTCAGCGAATCTTACAGCTGATGCTCTTAGTCGAAAGGTGAGATTATCTGCACTTCAGACAAGTTTCATATCAAGTGTAATACAAGATTTTTGTTCTCTGGGATTTCACTTCCGGCATAAAAAAGAAATGGAACACATTCGAGTAACtagcattttatctgaaccgaAGTTGTATGCCAAAATTAGAGAAGCTCAGTTTTCTGACCTGAAATTGAAAAAGTTAGCAAGGTTAGCTAACAGAGACAACACATCTGGCTTTGCGTTCCAAACAGATGGAACCTTGTGTCTGTCGGGAGAATCGTAGTTCCAGAAGATTCTAAATTAAGAGACGAGATTTTATCTCAAGCCCATAGGAGTAAGTTGAGTATCCACCCTGGTAGcatgaaaatgtataaggatttgaaaACCAGGTTTTGGTAGAAAGGTATGAAGAAAAGTGTTTACCAGTTTGTAGCCAAGTGTTtggtttgtcagcaagtgaaagttGAACATCGACGACCAGGAGGATTACTTCAGAATCTTCCTATCcatgagtggaagtgggagcatgtgacgatggattttgtcacccacttgccgttgtcttctaagaattgtgatgccatttgggttattgtagaccgactgactaagtcagcacattttaTTGCGTATAGTCGGGAATATAGTTTCGATCACATGGCAAGACTATACATCTAAgagattcttaaatatcatggtGTACCAACAAGTATAGTCAGTGACATAGATCAACGCTTTACCTCAAGGTTCTGGAGAAGTTTTCAAGAAGCGTTGGGAACGACATTGAGTCTGAGTACTACCTATCATCCAgagaccgatggtcagtctgagaggactattcagacactcgaggacatgttgcgtGCTTCTTTTGGATTTTGGACCAGCATGGCATGATCGTCTGCCGCTTGTggagtttgcatataacaaaagttaccacagcagcattggtatggctccattcgaagcattatatggtagacgttgtcgtactccattgttttgggacgaagtaggagaacgacaaGTGCAAGGACCTGAATTAGTGCAACAAGCGATTGACGTAGTGAAATTGATTAAGAAGAGAATTAAAGCTGCACAAGATCGTCAATCGAGTTACGCGAATACCAAGCGTAGACCTCTACAGTTTCAATCAGGGGAAAAAGTTTTCCTTAAAGTTTCACCATTTCGcagggtgatgagatttggactcaagggaaaattagccccaagattcatcggaccttttgagatcttagaatgtgttggaaatttggcaTATCGATTGGCTTTGCCGCCGTATCTGTCCAGcattcataatgtctttcatgtatctttgctACGACGGTATGTAGCAGATGAATCGCACGTTCTTGGTCCGACAGATGTTCAACTTGAAGAAGACTTGACTTATGTCGAGCAGCCACTTTTAATCCTAggtaggaaagagaaaaagctcAGAAACAAGACCATTCCACTTGTTTTAGTGCAATGGCAACGCCGAGGTACTGCAGAGGCGACATGGGAGTTAGAGAGTCGTATGNGaatgacccgaattcttattttgaatgaagtattaattaagagataattaaagagttgttaattaattattattaacgaattgataatttgggattaatctgttggatccaccgaattttgaatggataacccgatctacttccgattacgttatctcaagaaatccaaccagacaaatgagattctgacatgtggcagataagattgattcggatttctgaaCTAGTCCGGATGCAACCTttaaatggaagccgaattcttttgtttcctacaccgcatccttcacAGAGAGAGTTCTTGCCTTATAACTTAGgatttctagccagtttctagggcacttttgtgtcgggaagtttcggagctagtgtcgactcgaaggggggtcggtgaactgagatccAGACATCATCATCgagctgacgacggacgcaggtataatcctaaagcctttaggaagaactttatagcatgtttggtaattcagaatcttgtttgatagtgatttcttattgttggtattgtctaggttaagagctttctgtcagattgttttagtgaggtacgtgatgtactgactgagatatccaagcgtagtatacacacttatatgctgcatatttatgtgttgcattatacatattttactgctttggcatattatgcatgacatatcatgttgagccggatatcttttgagatatacctcgtttgttggggccgctcagccctgttctgtattgtggacgatagggcatcgagagctacagtgtctgacgggacccgcgggctctgatgacctggacattgtaggtccacgtcttgatgatgagtgtgggagccaaaacatgcctagggcagatcagagactacactctcaggcgcctctagactgagcatgagattcttgacttgatccttgatatccgagcatattgcatttcgcatgcatcatatcagtttgtatactcgtacattctcgtattgggcgattgtcgctcacgtccttgttttcatcttgggcaccccattccacggggcaggtcttaggttgaaCGGTGCGGACGACCatggcagtggctagagcagttgggttttcggtggtgatccagtggaggttttatgtgtggtttatcgttttctagttcagaattatgtttttgatatgattgtattaatgtttaagactgatgttgtttgttctgttttcatttggtttgtaagatgattaagttatttggtttccgctatttaattgttattaagttttaatgttgcatgcttattagtctgtttagtagtggctcgggtaagggcgctacacttgaggtgtgacttcgtgagcttcttgcgactggcagtaggcgtaaccctttacaagaacaccgctctgataacaactgtaacgtaccgtacttttactatttaaaatttgcggaaaaatttaagattttcttaaataagaagtgaacattcaaaattctataaaagaagtaaaactgtacgtctctcaagttgttgcaacaaaagatttgaaatttaaagtttgacataagaaatcaatgttttcataaaacttaaaacatggcggtcctcgggtttagcctcccgctcagtccaagcctgctccttggtccccacctccagcctcctcataaacatcctcgccTGCATCGATAAAGTCTAGTGAgtgtaaagactcaacacgtataaactggaagtaacgaataatacgtaataaaagcacatgcaacttcaaaatagagcttacatacttgaaacttgaacttgcatatcaaaagcttgaacatatgtacatacatacatagacgtgccatcaacataaaacttttcttaaatatgcttgcatacttgaacatacataacttcatcattttcgcgtagaggcatgtttcaaagcgagTGACCTATACaaaataaatgcctgatcagaaaaaccacagtactgggctgacagggacgtatccactgttacatacatgagatccccgttcatgctttaacgggtggattggtcctcgttcatgctttaacgctttccaatcctgatctaaaccagttcataatttaaccgggtgggttggtccccgttcatgatttaacgctttccaaccccatacataagtttgtcacaagacaattagcatacctcaaaaacttgaaaatattttctttgcacgtcaaacatacttacttggcgttgcgGGATTCGTTGAAGCTcgctttggggccgctgctgcaaatACTAACATAACTTTAAGATACTTAatttgcataacttagacttaggtactcaagctcaccaccaaagtgactAAGTAGCtaatgacattctagatcactcgggacttgacctcgtttaatcgtaCTAACCATGGCATCAAACCCCGAGACACTTTCTAAGATGAcatgtgaacatttcccaacaataaaagacatgaactcactatttgaacttgaacatgagtGGAAACCAAACATTCTCACAGAtggggtggcgctcgggcgataatttgttaccgctcgagcgctaGGTCTTCTGGAGACCTGCACTCGaacagaaagagtggcgctcgggcggtaaaacattaccgctcgggcgccgagcttaCAAAAATGAAACTCTCAACAGtgaaggtggcgctcgggcggtaagaaattaccgctcgggcgccgagtgtaTTGGACTCCGCGACTTGCATCTAATACTCCTAACTAAAATAATACGATTCTTTAACCatccatcgagactcatcctaggacactatgacactgactcgactccataaaaacgtcccaaacgttcccaaagaaacgacgtACCTCAGGCaatacaataaaacccataacctcaaattttgacaccaaaatagtttttacgactactcgttctcccaagtgcctaacgacaagaaacaaaacgtcaataaccatcccaacatcattaaccatatacctatacgcagcagtgatcacccgtcgatcccctaCGAAgactgcaacaataaaacttcaagaattcatcaataacatatttttcggaaaaacgcagtttgagcagtcccactaaaacaatcataacttactcaattttcatccaaaatttttgaattttatatcaaatcgaatttatcaaaaagttctacgatttttgtgttgaaagttttctcgaaATCATGATCGaaaattcgcagtatttaaaacgACAgcaaaaaatgtgattttagatccaaaaacagtttcaaaagtgatctaaacataattgctcaaacttctacacaacattcacatgattttcatacaaaatacattgcaacgcatactatgacatgatcgacgcagaaagaaacagtatatacgtgccttttgatgattaaaataccgaaacgacgataccgatgCGGGAACgatgcgaggcttgatccgggatgacggtggctcgattttctttgaagaaaatcaacgAAATTTGCTGGGAAATATaggggaggggcggctgctgctCTTGGGAAGGAGAAAtctaggttttctttcttttaaaaaaaagaatctgaaaataagatgtgtagagtgtgttgtgtgttttagtgtgtgtaaaaacgtgtaagtgtgtgtgagtgtgtgtaacgtgtgtgtgtgtttttaatTAGGAGAGATTTTAGCtaaaacaactaattaaaatgctaataaaaagTTCAACccacataaattttaaacaaactcctaaatcaaaataacacaccaaaaaatgctaattttaaaagctttaaactcttaaatcactaaacACATAAATAAGGCTTTTTAAAAAATGCTAAActgaataaattagttaaaatgccccatccttaacttaaaaataaaatactccattaaaattgcccaaaatcgtcaccaggtcttttcctcaatctcgcctcgaataatcgcctgaaacatgaaacttgaaaaacattttaacgtgcatcatataacataagtaatttaaaataatgcatttaaataaatcatgcatggtaaaaaatcaattaatcaaattatttaacaattaaataaatgaatgtgTTATACGTGTACAGAAATTGAGCACTACATAAACCATGTTTTAACATCACATAAGCTTGAAAAACGAAATATACTCAAGTGCTCCTTgtttatccatgaaaaataatttcaaatatttactatggtgtgaaagacgaGAAAAAGAAGGagtatgacgtgcctttgcattttaaacaCACGATTAAACGTTGACGATGCGAGGAACTTTGATGTTGGAGACCCTAGGATGATTTTCTTCCAAGCCTTGATTGTTTTCTCCCTTCCAACTTACGTGTGTTCCGTGTCTAGGGTGGGGGAGAGTTTCTGAATTTTAATGAGTGAGAGGCGTGTACAATGGTAGGGTTTTAGGGTGATTAATATGTTGGATATctgttttctacgtgcccaaacgcagcggaagtttaaaatttttgttttattttgaaaacaaaataattcttttggacactcgtatggttttcaggaattaaacatgcataggatgtttgaaaaattatacctttgtgaattaaatcactggactccaactaatccggtataaacagattagctcttgttgattccctacgaactttcttcgatgaaatcctcctatcaagtccacgactggatggtaagttcctcttccaaattgcactagaaaatttggaagagattttacgttggagactaaaacgagaggcggctcaaccttggaaagaaaaaccaaagaggccaatttttttttcttttgaaagtggGAGTCACGAAATTCTTGAGGTGGAGGCTAGGTTTTGTAATcaacatgtgttatttataattaaataatagcctaatgacataattaacattaatgggcttgatttaattaattgggctagtccaactagtttaattaatttaatcaaggcctattaaaactttaattatttattatgatggacttgtactcttacaagcccattaaacatacccaccttatttaatttattaataaactcaacttttgagcttaataaattaaatacattataaattcaatatttgaattttttatttaaattataaattcaactccttgaatttttttttttatcactttcaaagtttaatatttaataaacccaacatttgagtttaataaatcatattctcaaattttataaattcaactacttgaatttattctctcaaaatttaattatcataaattcaactccttgaatttactatataatataaattcaacttcttgaatttattctctcaacgggaacaaacaatccagtacttgtgtgaccctcaatggttcagggatacagctagccgtgggttcacaactctttgtgattcaggacataatcctttattcgggcttaccctatttagccccattcttttcatcaacaccttgattaagaatgtcagaactcatttctgattgcacccatcggatcatggtaagagcgtctagtagcatcgccccatgatcccctaggtatcactgatagtgcctgcaagaaccagtcgattatgattaacgtacagtacggtcccttcatctcatatatcccgatcgaatctgcaaccattggttcatcgagggttgcatattaattcgataactatgtgataactataatagtggcatcgcgtgtactattggagaactccttcttcaatgtacatctcatactctggccagagattccatgcactattattacattagatcacataggatatccacacccgtaggtgagcggtgaatccccgactacaatgcactggctcctatatgtgtcgcaactatacccaacctcgccacctgatgactctcctggagtcggtaaacgagtcaaagcacagccctagcacatagagcctcagtgttgtcccgggtcgtaaggactaatggtgtacaatcataaccacggacttatcctctcgatgaatgataaccacttggaaagtccgagggagggttgttcggtataatcatcatatgactacccatctgtatgtttggacatctctatgcccttaccaagaaacgcagtacacaacatcacagatgctagtctcgagctcaaacgacctttatccatgttttaggcggctgaatcgactaggaacgaatttagatcatacagtgtttacaaatgtgtttcaacatcgaattacgattcatttgtattaaagtataatcaaggtctttatctatgtttgaaatcatgggtatacagattaagaaataacaaaaccattaaaaggtaaattatattaaattaaagattgtttattacacttgagtcaataaatttcccagccaacagttggcttacagggcatctactctaacataatATATTGTATATACTAATCAATTCTTTAAGTAAGGCTTTAAGCCGATTAGGTAGGTAAATAggccattagtgcttaattagacTTTAATAAAAAGtgtaaaaatagttttgttaaaataagtttgtgaatttattagccggattgtaaaaaagttcgtatttttgttgaaaaaccaacaccgataaaatttacgtcccgacgtataaaatcacctcaaaactccttattttcaaaaatatgaaaaaccatcaaccttattttaaacaattaaaaataattatttaataaaaactatttacgtttttcagcactcggtctccgttcctcgatcgcaacttgaataatccttaaaaatacagttttatgcataatgacaataaaatcctatttaacatataatcatgcatgacacataattaattaagaaattaaatcaattaattacttattttcatatttcctagatttgcatgcaaatggattacgtcgtcttaattttagaCCTTAAAATTAATCCAATGCTTAGCAGGTGGATGGTGAGAACTAACATGAAGAAATGTCAAACGGACCGCCTCGCCTCGCCTCTCCTCGACCCGCTAGAAATTTGGGTAGGTGACCCGCCAACTTGGTGGGTCAAGAAAACCCAAATCCAATGCAATCCGATGGATTGTGGATTAGGTggttcaacatgccaaaatttaaaattatagcaaaattattataaaataatataaatattttaaaattatttgaccAATAaccatatataaattataaataatgtaaataatttaaaattcatcaatCATACGTAAatcattattaataatataattataaataataaatctttCAAAAATCATCAATCATACATAAGTTATTTCAAAACTCATCTACCatatataaaacattgaaataatataattaaaataaattttgattagtCGCAAGCCCCGACTAGCCTCAACCCGTGACCCATGGGCTTACTAATTAGCTCGTGTTCAATCGGGCcactaaaataataattgtaacgtcccgaaaatttgaaggtttatgtgaaccacatgcatgcaagttatcaaaattttttatgtattttaatacattaaaTGCATGATGTCGACATGAATACGTGTTTTATgacatggttcattaagatTGCATGTTATAGGGCTTTTAAcagtatttcacgctcgaacgaggaacggagatcggggaaagttaaggaaaatattttcttaaatgattattttaattatttaatatatgatgtaattgatatgaaaatttcaaaaatgggTCAATTGCAGTATTTTGACACGTTGAACCGTATTAAATCGGTAGATGATTTTTAACAAAACAGAGG comes from Primulina huaijiensis isolate GDHJ02 chromosome 17, ASM1229523v2, whole genome shotgun sequence and encodes:
- the LOC140962604 gene encoding uncharacterized protein; amino-acid sequence: MDFMKIGPSPLTGDENADVAEAWVDIMEHCFRVLHYDEDEKMEVADFMIQGKARKWWKPASVILVQEHGRICWEHFCQAFINHHFPPALRQAKEMELLTIKQGDSSSEDYQKRFTDLLPYVSHISENSAAKYSHFLNGLNQAIFDQVSVCDDPTSYEGLVNRCRQAEISIARRKAMQATKSSSSLGPRGQSFKKSAYSSSSGSGGVHSFGRKKLQCGHCGRNHQTENCRKVTGACFNCGGFGHIKRDCPNLENQSVGGGSMAGSYKGKQSKATVQQKGFPAQGSRRGGISQGSQQRPRVQGQVFALNQEQAEEKNERVIAGLRLNGADDHGSG